Proteins encoded in a region of the Mycolicibacterium neoaurum genome:
- the rseA gene encoding anti-sigma E factor RseA — translation MADPGDVFRRAFSWLPTQFASQSSAPVGPRRFGSTEHLSPEAIAAFVDGELRMTAHLRAGHHLSLCPLCADEVEAQRQARTALRDSCHIAMPSSLLGLLSQIPDRDPPEQPSVEDPQRVADGVARARRKRR, via the coding sequence ATGGCCGACCCTGGCGATGTATTTCGTCGTGCTTTCTCCTGGCTGCCCACCCAGTTCGCCTCGCAGAGCAGCGCCCCGGTGGGTCCACGCCGGTTCGGCTCGACCGAGCATCTCTCGCCCGAGGCCATCGCCGCGTTCGTCGACGGTGAACTCCGGATGACGGCACATCTGCGCGCCGGTCACCACCTCTCGCTGTGCCCGCTGTGCGCCGACGAGGTGGAGGCACAGCGTCAGGCCCGTACCGCGCTGCGCGATTCCTGCCATATCGCGATGCCCAGCTCGCTGCTCGGCCTGTTGTCCCAGATCCCGGACCGGGATCCACCGGAGCAGCCGTCCGTCGAAGACCCTCAGCGCGTCGCAGACGGCGTCGCCAGGGCGCGCCGTAAGCGCCGGTAG
- a CDS encoding O-methyltransferase produces the protein MASTDDAAQSIVSHAEASITEDAVTAAARERAVDSGAGAVTPAVGALLSVLARLTGAKAVVEVGTGAGVSGLWLLAGMREDGVLTTIDVEPEYQRLAKQAFTEAGVGASRTRLIGGRAQEVLTRLADESYDLVFIDAAPADQPQFVAEGVRLLRPGGAIVVHRAALGGRAGDASANDAEVSAVREAARLIAEDERFTPVLVPLGDGLLAAARD, from the coding sequence ATGGCCAGCACCGACGACGCCGCCCAGTCGATCGTCTCGCACGCGGAGGCGTCGATCACCGAGGACGCGGTCACCGCCGCGGCCCGCGAGCGCGCCGTGGACAGCGGGGCCGGCGCCGTCACCCCCGCAGTCGGCGCCCTGCTGTCGGTGTTGGCGAGGTTGACCGGCGCCAAGGCCGTGGTCGAGGTGGGCACCGGCGCGGGCGTCAGCGGGTTGTGGTTGTTGGCGGGTATGCGCGAGGACGGGGTGCTGACCACGATCGACGTCGAGCCCGAGTACCAGCGCCTTGCGAAGCAGGCCTTCACCGAAGCAGGCGTCGGCGCATCGCGCACCCGGCTGATCGGCGGCCGCGCCCAGGAGGTGCTGACCCGGCTCGCCGACGAGTCCTACGACCTGGTCTTCATCGACGCCGCGCCCGCCGACCAACCACAGTTCGTGGCCGAGGGTGTGCGCCTGCTGCGGCCGGGTGGGGCGATCGTGGTGCATCGCGCGGCGCTCGGCGGGCGGGCCGGTGACGCATCGGCCAATGACGCCGAGGTCAGTGCGGTCCGCGAGGCCGCCAGGCTGATCGCCGAAGACGAGCGCTTCACCCCGGTGCTCGTGCCGCTGGGTGACGGGCTGCTCGCCGCCGCCCGCGACTAG
- a CDS encoding DUF1003 domain-containing protein: MSDSARQRLDTPRRSRSLRPRFDVEAVGRVSESIARFLGTGRYLAIQTIVVIVWILLNVGAFAWQWDPYPFILLNLAFSTQAAYAAPLILLAQNRQENRDRVSLEEDRRRAEQTKADTEYLARELAALRLAVGEVVTRDYMRRELEDLRDMLVELVPPKPKKNKGKRAVADIAEADGSDESEQDQ; the protein is encoded by the coding sequence ATGAGCGACTCCGCGCGCCAGCGCCTCGACACCCCCCGCCGATCACGCTCCCTTCGCCCCCGCTTCGATGTCGAGGCGGTGGGGCGGGTCAGCGAGAGCATCGCGCGGTTCCTGGGCACCGGCCGCTATCTGGCCATCCAGACCATCGTGGTGATCGTCTGGATCCTGTTGAACGTCGGCGCTTTCGCCTGGCAGTGGGACCCGTATCCGTTCATCCTGCTCAACCTGGCGTTCTCCACCCAGGCGGCCTACGCCGCACCGCTGATCCTGCTGGCCCAGAACCGTCAGGAGAACCGGGACCGGGTGTCGTTGGAGGAAGACCGCCGCCGCGCCGAGCAGACCAAGGCCGATACCGAGTACCTGGCCCGGGAGCTGGCGGCGCTGCGGCTGGCCGTGGGCGAGGTGGTCACCCGCGACTACATGCGTCGCGAGTTGGAGGACCTGCGCGACATGCTGGTCGAACTGGTGCCGCCCAAACCGAAGAAGAACAAGGGCAAACGAGCGGTGGCCGACATCGCCGAGGCGGATGGTTCCGACGAATCCGAACAGGATCAGTGA
- a CDS encoding CoA ester lyase, with product MDNLYRPRRTCLSVPGSSDKMIEKAKTLAADQVFLDLEDAVAADAKAAARSRVAAALAEPGWSDQALRGVRVNDWTTPWTHADVIEVVAGAGAQLDLIVLPKVSDVTHVHALDLLLTQLERTHDLPVGRIGIEPQIEDAKGLVNINAIAAAPRVQALVLGPGDMAASLNMRTLEVGGQPDGYDIGDAHHHVLMTILVAARAHGINAIDGPYVKVRDVEGFRRVAGRSAALGYDGKWVLHPDQIAAGNELFSPRQADYDRAELILEAYAWHTSRAGGARGAVMLDDEMIDEASRKMALVVAGKGRAAGMARTGEPYRPPA from the coding sequence GTGGACAACCTGTATCGCCCCCGCCGAACCTGCCTGTCCGTTCCGGGTAGCAGCGACAAAATGATCGAGAAGGCCAAGACGCTCGCCGCCGACCAGGTGTTTCTGGATCTGGAGGATGCGGTCGCGGCCGACGCCAAGGCCGCGGCGCGCTCGCGGGTGGCCGCCGCGCTGGCCGAGCCGGGCTGGTCGGATCAGGCGCTGCGCGGGGTGCGGGTCAACGACTGGACCACGCCGTGGACGCATGCCGATGTGATCGAGGTCGTCGCCGGTGCGGGCGCGCAGCTCGATCTCATCGTGCTGCCCAAGGTCTCCGACGTTACTCACGTCCATGCCCTGGATCTGCTGCTGACCCAGCTGGAGCGGACGCATGACCTGCCCGTCGGGCGCATCGGTATTGAACCGCAGATCGAGGACGCCAAGGGCTTGGTCAACATCAACGCGATCGCCGCCGCGCCGCGGGTGCAGGCCCTGGTGCTGGGCCCCGGTGACATGGCGGCCAGCCTGAACATGCGGACCCTCGAGGTCGGTGGGCAGCCCGACGGTTACGACATCGGCGATGCGCACCACCACGTGCTGATGACGATCCTGGTCGCAGCCCGGGCCCACGGCATCAACGCCATCGACGGTCCGTATGTGAAGGTGCGGGATGTCGAGGGCTTCCGCCGCGTCGCGGGCCGGTCCGCGGCCCTGGGCTATGACGGTAAATGGGTGCTGCATCCCGATCAGATCGCCGCGGGCAACGAATTGTTCAGTCCGCGTCAGGCCGATTACGACCGGGCCGAACTGATTCTGGAGGCCTACGCGTGGCATACCTCGCGAGCCGGCGGTGCGCGCGGGGCGGTGATGCTGGACGACGAGATGATCGACGAGGCCAGCCGAAAGATGGCGTTGGTGGTGGCGGGCAAGGGCCGCGCGGCGGGGATGGCCCGCACCGGGGAGCCTTACCGGCCGCCCGCTTAG
- a CDS encoding lytic transglycosylase domain-containing protein, whose translation MAESAPSSRGLLGVAVLAPLVLTLGVGASGPSIKPVLEATVTPLAAVVPTPDESAGAVVVPVYRAPRPFQTAGTALTAPPPAAVVSSPGSLRIPTVALNAYRNAERMMASAAPNCGMSWNLLAGIGRIESMHASNGATDINGTAVRPILGPALDGSLPGNEVIVQSRNNDRITYAQAMGPMQFLPGTWSRYASDGNGDGKAEVQNLFDATLAAARYLCSGGLNMRDQSQVMTAILRYNNSVAYARNVLGWAAAYATGVVPVDLPPITGSVPQLRDANVHLATNAEGLGPGLPLNALGLPSTDPMAVMPFFDLGRANVADRLPVPPGPDQPAAVPNCAVFCIGENKPVPAAPFNPFAPPPPAAPFNPFAPPPVAPPAPFNPFAPPPVAPPAPFNPFAPPPAPAPVAPVLPAAVGPAPGPAPGPAA comes from the coding sequence GTGGCCGAATCGGCTCCCAGCTCACGCGGGTTGTTGGGTGTCGCCGTGCTCGCCCCGCTGGTGCTGACGCTCGGCGTCGGCGCGTCAGGGCCATCGATCAAACCCGTGCTGGAGGCGACCGTCACCCCGCTGGCCGCGGTGGTGCCCACCCCGGACGAAAGTGCCGGCGCGGTCGTGGTTCCCGTCTACCGGGCGCCGCGGCCGTTCCAGACCGCGGGCACCGCGCTGACCGCTCCCCCGCCCGCCGCGGTGGTCAGCTCGCCGGGCAGCCTGCGTATCCCGACGGTCGCCCTCAACGCCTACCGCAACGCCGAACGGATGATGGCCTCCGCCGCACCGAACTGCGGGATGAGCTGGAATCTGCTGGCCGGTATCGGCCGCATCGAGTCCATGCACGCCAGCAACGGCGCCACCGATATCAACGGCACCGCGGTGCGGCCGATCCTCGGCCCGGCGCTGGACGGCTCGCTGCCCGGTAACGAGGTCATCGTGCAGAGCCGCAACAACGACCGGATCACCTATGCCCAGGCGATGGGCCCGATGCAGTTCCTGCCCGGCACCTGGTCGCGGTACGCCTCCGACGGCAACGGTGACGGCAAGGCCGAGGTGCAGAACCTCTTCGACGCCACCCTGGCCGCAGCCCGCTACCTGTGCAGCGGCGGGCTGAACATGCGTGATCAGAGCCAGGTGATGACGGCGATCCTGCGCTACAACAACTCCGTGGCCTATGCCCGTAACGTGCTGGGGTGGGCGGCGGCCTACGCCACCGGGGTGGTGCCAGTGGATCTGCCGCCGATCACCGGCTCCGTGCCACAGCTGCGTGACGCGAACGTGCACCTCGCGACCAACGCCGAGGGGCTGGGACCGGGCCTGCCGCTCAATGCGCTGGGACTGCCGTCGACCGATCCGATGGCCGTGATGCCGTTCTTCGATCTGGGCCGGGCCAACGTCGCCGACCGGTTGCCGGTGCCGCCAGGGCCGGATCAGCCTGCGGCCGTACCGAATTGCGCCGTCTTCTGCATCGGGGAAAACAAGCCCGTCCCTGCAGCACCGTTCAACCCGTTCGCACCCCCGCCGCCGGCCGCGCCGTTCAATCCGTTCGCCCCGCCCCCGGTCGCGCCGCCCGCGCCGTTCAATCCGTTCGCCCCGCCCCCGGTCGCGCCGCCCGCGCCGTTCAACCCGTTCGCGCCCCCGCCGGCGCCGGCCCCGGTCGCGCCGGTGCTCCCGGCAGCAGTGGGCCCGGCTCCGGGCCCCGCGCCCGGTCCCGCGGCCTGA
- a CDS encoding magnesium transporter MgtE N-terminal domain-containing protein, whose amino-acid sequence MVAVTRVYAARLAGMVVLGPDGESVGRVRDIVVSISIVRQQPRVLGLVVELLTRKRIFVPILRVTAIEPGTVTLSTGNVSLRRFSQRPGEVLALGQILETRVRVDDPDLEQLAGMDVVVVDLGIEQTRTRDWMVTKVAVRPQRRLGRRSNVYSVDWKHVHGLTPSGLAMPDQGVAQLLEQFQGQRPVQVADAIRDLPAKRRFEVVNALDDERLADVLQELPEDEQATVLRQLKTDRAADVLEAMDPDDAADLLGSMAPADAEQFLRRMDPEDSEDVRRLLSHSPNTAGGLMTSEPVVLAPDTTVAEALARVRDPDLTPALASLVFVVRPPTATPTGRYLGCVHLQRLLREPPAALVSGIVDTDLPSLRPDEPLGALTRYFAAYNLVCGPVVDEENHLLGAVSVDDVLDHLLPDNWREHEGEPVIMTDSAT is encoded by the coding sequence ATGGTTGCGGTCACCCGGGTGTATGCGGCCCGCCTTGCGGGCATGGTCGTGCTGGGCCCGGACGGCGAATCCGTCGGGCGGGTCCGCGACATCGTGGTGAGCATCAGCATCGTCCGCCAACAACCACGCGTTCTCGGCCTCGTCGTCGAATTGCTCACCCGCAAAAGGATTTTCGTGCCGATCCTGCGCGTCACCGCGATAGAACCGGGCACCGTGACGCTGTCCACCGGAAACGTCTCCCTGCGCCGATTCTCCCAGCGGCCCGGTGAGGTGCTGGCGCTGGGCCAGATACTGGAAACCCGGGTGCGGGTCGACGATCCCGATCTGGAGCAGCTGGCCGGGATGGATGTCGTCGTCGTCGATCTGGGCATCGAGCAGACCCGCACCAGAGACTGGATGGTCACGAAGGTGGCCGTCCGCCCGCAACGCAGGCTCGGCCGACGCAGCAATGTCTATTCGGTGGACTGGAAGCACGTGCACGGCCTGACACCGTCCGGTCTGGCGATGCCCGATCAGGGAGTCGCGCAGCTGCTCGAGCAATTCCAGGGTCAACGCCCGGTCCAGGTCGCCGACGCGATCCGGGATCTGCCTGCCAAACGGCGGTTCGAGGTCGTCAACGCACTCGATGACGAACGGCTGGCCGATGTGCTCCAGGAACTGCCCGAAGACGAGCAGGCAACGGTGCTGCGGCAGCTCAAGACCGACCGCGCCGCCGACGTGCTGGAGGCGATGGACCCCGATGATGCCGCCGACCTGTTGGGGTCGATGGCCCCCGCCGACGCCGAACAGTTCCTGCGCCGGATGGATCCCGAGGACTCCGAGGATGTCCGGCGACTGCTCAGCCACTCGCCGAACACTGCCGGTGGTCTGATGACCTCCGAGCCGGTGGTGTTGGCGCCCGATACCACCGTCGCCGAGGCGCTGGCCCGGGTCCGCGATCCGGACCTCACACCGGCGCTGGCCTCGCTGGTGTTCGTGGTGCGCCCGCCGACCGCCACGCCGACCGGCCGCTATCTGGGTTGCGTCCACCTACAGCGGTTACTGCGCGAACCGCCCGCCGCGCTGGTCAGCGGCATCGTCGACACCGATCTGCCGAGCCTGCGCCCCGACGAGCCGCTGGGCGCACTGACCCGGTACTTCGCCGCCTACAACCTGGTCTGTGGGCCGGTGGTGGACGAGGAGAACCATCTGTTGGGTGCGGTGTCTGTCGACGACGTGTTGGACCACCTGCTGCCCGACAACTGGCGAGAGCACGAGGGCGAACCGGTGATCATGACGGACTCCGCGACATGA
- a CDS encoding DUF4190 domain-containing protein has product MTGPYGPPDDPSLPPPLPPQAYPPGPAAPYPPYPGYPPYAGYPPYRPPGTNGTAIAALVSALAGLVFCGLPSVAGLILGVIAMRQTKRTGQDGYGLALAATIVGALATVVMTLGVLLWIGLMASSMPLV; this is encoded by the coding sequence ATGACCGGCCCGTACGGTCCTCCCGACGATCCGAGCCTTCCGCCGCCGCTGCCCCCGCAGGCCTACCCGCCCGGTCCCGCGGCGCCGTATCCGCCCTACCCGGGCTATCCGCCGTATGCCGGCTACCCGCCCTACCGCCCGCCGGGCACCAACGGCACGGCGATCGCCGCACTGGTCAGCGCACTGGCCGGGTTGGTCTTCTGCGGACTGCCGTCGGTGGCCGGGCTGATCCTCGGCGTGATCGCCATGCGCCAGACCAAGCGGACCGGCCAGGACGGTTACGGGCTGGCGCTGGCCGCCACGATCGTCGGTGCGCTGGCGACCGTCGTCATGACGCTCGGGGTGCTGTTGTGGATCGGACTCATGGCCAGCAGCATGCCCCTCGTTTGA
- the sigE gene encoding RNA polymerase sigma factor SigE, producing the protein MEHGDSLRLRNTADTGHVAPSNEQTSACHLDLEDPITASTSTTSSPAASPVTMPHLEQFTDGDWVEPSDELTGTAVFDATGDKAAMPSWDELVRQHADRVYRLAYRLSGNQQDAEDLTQETFIRVFRSVHNYQAGTFEGWLHRITTNLFLDMVRRRTRIRMEALPEDYDRVPAEDPNPEQIYHDSRLGPDLQAALDSLPPEFRAAVVLCDIEGLSYEEIGATLGVKLGTVRSRIHRGRQALREHLAKHSDQLSASA; encoded by the coding sequence ATGGAACACGGCGACAGCTTGCGTCTTCGGAATACGGCCGACACCGGCCACGTTGCCCCTAGCAACGAGCAGACGTCCGCCTGCCATCTCGATTTGGAGGATCCGATCACCGCTTCAACCAGCACTACGAGCAGCCCAGCTGCCAGCCCCGTGACCATGCCCCATCTGGAGCAGTTCACCGACGGTGACTGGGTTGAGCCCTCCGACGAGCTGACCGGCACCGCGGTGTTCGACGCCACCGGCGACAAGGCGGCCATGCCGTCCTGGGACGAGCTGGTGCGCCAACACGCCGACCGCGTCTATCGGCTGGCCTACCGCCTTTCGGGCAACCAGCAGGACGCCGAGGACCTGACCCAGGAGACCTTCATCAGGGTCTTCCGATCGGTGCACAACTACCAGGCCGGCACGTTCGAAGGCTGGTTGCACCGCATCACCACCAACCTGTTCCTCGACATGGTCCGTCGCCGCACCCGCATCCGCATGGAGGCGCTTCCCGAGGACTATGACCGGGTGCCCGCCGAGGATCCGAACCCCGAGCAGATCTACCACGATTCGCGGTTGGGCCCGGACCTGCAGGCAGCGCTGGACTCACTGCCGCCGGAGTTCCGTGCCGCCGTCGTGCTCTGCGATATCGAGGGTCTGTCGTACGAGGAGATCGGTGCAACCCTCGGTGTGAAGCTCGGCACCGTCCGAAGCCGCATCCACCGCGGTCGCCAGGCCCTGCGCGAGCACCTGGCCAAGCACTCCGATCAGCTGAGCGCCTCGGCCTGA
- a CDS encoding S1C family serine protease: protein MSNKDESGNNPRLAPRPVSRPPVDPASQRAFGRPAGVSGSFLGADKHIDQGEYTPKSLNPDPVLAEAFGRPYAGGESLQRHPADAGALEAENLPDEDDTPDPWRDPAAAAALGAPAVVASAPVVTQAPQGKLGVRDVLFGRKVSVVALVILALIALLIGALGGLVGNKTAEVVEAFTTSKVTLETSDLPAQPAGRLAEVAAAVADSVVTIEATSDQSGSQGSGVVVDGRGYIVTNNHVISEAAKNPAKFKMFVVFNDGKSVPANLVGRDPKTDLAVLKVDNVDNLTVARLGDSEKLQVGEEVIAAGAPLGLRSTVTSGIISALHRPLPLSGDGSDTDTVIDGVQTDASINHGNSGGPLINMNAEVIGINTAGKSLSDSASGLGFAIPVNEVKDVVQKLIEAGKIEHPSLGLTARSVSNDLASGAQIANVKAGGPAERAGILENDVVIKIGNRKVADADEFVVAVRQLKIGEPAPVEVLRDGRPVTLTVTPIGDGTA from the coding sequence GTGAGCAACAAGGACGAATCGGGTAACAACCCTCGGTTGGCTCCCCGCCCGGTGTCGCGTCCGCCGGTGGATCCGGCCTCCCAACGCGCCTTCGGTCGACCCGCCGGCGTGTCCGGCTCGTTCCTCGGTGCGGACAAGCACATCGATCAGGGCGAGTACACCCCCAAGAGCCTGAACCCCGATCCGGTGCTGGCCGAGGCGTTCGGCCGGCCGTACGCCGGCGGCGAGTCGCTGCAGCGTCATCCGGCCGATGCCGGTGCGTTGGAAGCCGAGAACCTCCCCGATGAGGACGACACCCCCGACCCGTGGCGCGACCCGGCCGCGGCCGCAGCGCTGGGTGCACCGGCCGTGGTGGCCTCCGCGCCGGTGGTGACGCAGGCGCCGCAGGGCAAGCTCGGGGTGCGCGACGTCCTCTTCGGTCGCAAGGTCTCGGTCGTCGCGCTGGTGATCCTGGCGCTGATCGCCCTGCTGATCGGCGCGCTGGGCGGTCTGGTCGGCAACAAGACCGCCGAGGTCGTCGAGGCCTTCACCACCTCTAAGGTGACCCTGGAGACCAGCGATCTGCCCGCCCAACCCGCGGGCCGGCTCGCCGAGGTGGCCGCCGCGGTGGCCGACTCGGTGGTCACCATCGAGGCCACCAGCGATCAGTCGGGATCCCAGGGATCCGGTGTGGTGGTCGACGGCCGCGGTTACATCGTGACCAACAACCACGTCATCTCCGAGGCCGCCAAGAACCCGGCCAAGTTCAAGATGTTCGTTGTCTTCAACGATGGCAAGTCGGTGCCGGCCAATCTCGTCGGCCGGGATCCCAAGACCGACCTCGCGGTGCTCAAGGTCGACAACGTCGACAACCTGACCGTGGCCAGGCTCGGTGACTCCGAGAAGCTGCAGGTCGGCGAGGAAGTCATCGCTGCCGGAGCGCCGCTGGGTCTGCGCAGCACCGTCACCAGCGGCATCATCAGCGCGCTACATCGACCGCTCCCGCTGTCCGGGGACGGTTCGGACACCGACACCGTGATCGACGGTGTGCAGACCGACGCGTCGATCAACCACGGCAACTCCGGTGGCCCGCTGATCAACATGAACGCCGAGGTCATCGGCATCAACACGGCAGGAAAGTCGTTGTCCGACAGCGCCAGTGGCCTCGGCTTCGCCATTCCCGTAAACGAAGTCAAGGATGTCGTCCAGAAGCTGATCGAGGCGGGCAAGATCGAGCACCCGTCGCTGGGCCTGACGGCCCGCTCGGTCAGCAATGATCTGGCTTCCGGAGCCCAGATCGCCAACGTCAAGGCCGGCGGGCCTGCCGAGCGGGCGGGCATCCTGGAGAATGACGTGGTGATCAAGATCGGCAACCGGAAGGTGGCAGACGCCGATGAGTTCGTCGTCGCCGTCCGTCAGCTGAAGATCGGCGAGCCCGCCCCGGTCGAGGTGCTGCGTGACGGGCGCCCGGTCACGTTGACCGTCACGCCGATCGGCGACGGCACGGCCTGA
- a CDS encoding TetR/AcrR family transcriptional regulator — MRSNDDLTTVARIRDAAIVQFGTHGFSTGVRAIATAAGVSPGLVIHHFGSKDGLRKACDDYIAEYIRTAKSESIQSSDPATWLAQMAEIEEYAPLMVYLVRSMQTGGDLAKAFWHRMLDNTEQYLDDGVRAGTIKPSDDPKARARFLGMLSGGGFLLYLQLHDNPTDIRAVLRDYAEDMVLPALELYTRGLLTDSTMYDAFIAQRRQGIPFSHSTEGSQ, encoded by the coding sequence ATGCGTTCAAACGACGATCTGACAACCGTGGCCCGAATCCGCGACGCGGCGATCGTGCAGTTCGGCACGCACGGGTTCAGCACCGGCGTGCGCGCCATCGCCACCGCGGCGGGTGTCAGCCCCGGCTTGGTCATCCACCACTTCGGCTCCAAGGACGGCTTGCGCAAGGCGTGTGACGACTACATCGCCGAGTACATCCGCACCGCCAAGTCCGAATCCATCCAGTCCTCGGACCCGGCCACCTGGCTCGCGCAGATGGCCGAGATCGAGGAGTACGCCCCGCTGATGGTCTATCTGGTGCGCAGCATGCAGACCGGCGGCGACCTGGCCAAGGCGTTCTGGCACAGGATGCTCGACAACACCGAGCAGTACCTCGACGACGGTGTGCGCGCAGGCACCATCAAACCCAGCGACGACCCGAAGGCGCGGGCACGATTCCTCGGCATGCTCAGCGGGGGCGGTTTCCTGCTCTATCTGCAGTTGCACGACAACCCCACCGATATCCGCGCGGTGCTGCGCGATTACGCCGAGGACATGGTGTTGCCGGCTCTGGAGCTCTACACCCGCGGCCTGCTGACCGATTCCACCATGTACGACGCCTTCATCGCCCAACGCCGACAAGGCATCCCGTTCAGCCATTCCACCGAAGGGAGTCAGTGA
- the tatB gene encoding Sec-independent protein translocase protein TatB: protein MFANVGWGEMLILVVAGLVILGPERLPGAIRWTSNAVRQAREYLSGATNQLREDLGPEFDDLRQPLSELQKLRGMTPRAALTKHLLDGDDSFLTGNFDKPVKPVSPDAPTPVVPETPPAPREPGPTRFDTDAT, encoded by the coding sequence ATGTTCGCCAATGTCGGATGGGGCGAGATGCTCATCCTGGTGGTGGCCGGTCTGGTCATCCTCGGCCCGGAACGGTTGCCCGGAGCGATCCGGTGGACCTCCAACGCGGTACGCCAGGCGCGCGAGTATCTCAGTGGCGCCACCAACCAACTGCGCGAGGACCTCGGCCCCGAGTTCGACGACCTTCGTCAACCCCTGAGCGAGTTGCAGAAGCTTCGCGGCATGACGCCGCGGGCCGCACTGACAAAACACCTGCTCGACGGGGATGACTCGTTCCTGACCGGCAATTTCGACAAGCCGGTCAAACCGGTATCTCCCGATGCACCCACACCGGTCGTCCCGGAGACCCCGCCGGCCCCGCGCGAACCCGGACCCACCAGGTTCGACACGGACGCAACCTGA
- a CDS encoding Mrp/NBP35 family ATP-binding protein translates to MSSTHTDLKAAVRSALSKVVDPELRRPITEVGMVKSVSIADDHSVAVEIYLTTSACPKKTEIVDKVTAAVTDVPGTGAVTVALDVMNDEQRAELRKLLRGDSREPVIPFAQPNSLTRVYAVASGKGGVGKSSVTVNLAAALAARGLQVGVLDADIYGHSVPRMMGIVDRPTQVDSMILPPIAHDVKVISIAMFTQGNTPVVWRGPMLHRALQQFLADVYWGDLDVLLLDLPPGTGDIAISVSQLIPGAEILVVTTPQSAAAEVAERAGAIALQTRQRIVGVVENMAGLTLPDGTVMQVFGEGGGRQVAESLTRSVGAEVPLLGQVPLEPELVSAGDTGVPLVLSAPDSPAGRELRKVADALGARKRGLAGMSLGLDPAGR, encoded by the coding sequence ATGTCCTCGACACATACCGACCTGAAAGCCGCGGTGCGCTCCGCGCTGAGCAAGGTCGTCGACCCCGAACTGCGCCGTCCGATCACCGAGGTCGGCATGGTCAAGAGCGTCAGCATCGCCGACGACCACTCCGTCGCCGTCGAGATCTACCTGACCACCTCTGCCTGCCCGAAGAAGACCGAAATCGTGGACAAGGTCACCGCCGCGGTGACCGATGTGCCCGGCACCGGCGCGGTCACCGTCGCCCTCGACGTGATGAACGACGAACAGCGCGCCGAGTTGCGCAAGCTGCTGCGCGGCGATTCCCGCGAGCCGGTCATCCCGTTCGCCCAGCCGAACTCGCTGACCCGGGTGTATGCCGTCGCCTCCGGCAAGGGCGGTGTCGGCAAGTCCAGCGTCACGGTGAACCTGGCCGCCGCGCTCGCCGCACGTGGGCTGCAGGTCGGTGTCCTCGACGCCGATATCTACGGCCATTCGGTGCCGCGGATGATGGGCATCGTCGATCGGCCCACTCAGGTCGACTCGATGATCCTGCCGCCGATCGCCCATGACGTGAAGGTCATCTCGATCGCGATGTTCACCCAGGGCAACACGCCGGTGGTGTGGCGCGGGCCGATGCTGCACCGGGCGCTGCAGCAGTTCCTCGCCGACGTCTACTGGGGCGACCTGGACGTCCTGCTGCTCGATCTGCCGCCCGGCACCGGTGACATCGCGATCTCGGTGTCCCAGCTGATCCCCGGCGCGGAGATCCTGGTCGTCACGACCCCGCAGTCCGCGGCCGCCGAGGTCGCCGAGCGCGCCGGTGCCATCGCACTGCAGACCCGCCAACGCATCGTCGGCGTGGTCGAGAACATGGCCGGCCTGACGCTGCCGGACGGCACCGTCATGCAGGTGTTCGGCGAGGGCGGCGGCCGACAGGTCGCCGAGTCCCTCACCCGTTCGGTCGGTGCCGAGGTCCCGCTACTGGGGCAGGTGCCGCTGGAACCCGAGCTGGTGTCCGCGGGCGATACCGGGGTGCCGCTGGTGTTGTCGGCCCCAGATTCGCCGGCGGGCAGGGAACTGCGCAAGGTCGCCGACGCGCTCGGTGCGCGCAAGCGCGGCCTGGCCGGCATGTCGCTGGGTCTGGATCCGGCCGGACGCTAG